The proteins below are encoded in one region of Fulvia fulva chromosome 9, complete sequence:
- a CDS encoding heat shock protein encodes MQAIRIANNRLPQVINATRPYTTTTNKMSLFPRFINNEFAPMFQLMDDYANHVQRRGGGSGNGTLSSGFPSSLRTFTPKFDVKENKDSYELHGELPGIEQKNINIEFTDAQTLTIKGRSEHSREEGERPSGFIEGVQEQGKLTEGEHKDNYHKPSVEEEGAQNNSKNTQVQKSQGEQKQHSRYWVSERSVGEFARTFSFPTRVDQDAVKASLKDGILSITVPKAQAPTSKRINIE; translated from the coding sequence ATGCAAGCCATCCGCATCGCCAACAACCGACTACCTCAAGTCATCAACGCAACCCGACCTTACACCACAACAACAAACAAGATGTCTCTCTTCCCACGCTTCATCAACAACGAGTTCGCTCCCATGTTCCAGTTGATGGACGATTACGCCAACCACGTCCAGCGTCGTGGCGGCGGCTCCGGTAACGGCACACTCTCCTCTGGCTTCCCCTCCAGCTTGAGGACCTTCACACCCAAGTTCGACGTTAAGGAGAACAAAGATTCCTACGAGCTGCATGGTGAACTGCCGGGAATCGAGCAGAAGAACATCAACATCGAGTTCACAGACGCACAAACCCTCACCATCAAAGGCCGCTCTGAGCACAGCCGCGAGGAGGGCGAGCGTCCATCTGGCTTCATCGAGGGTGTCCAGGAGCAGGGCAAGCTGACTGAGGGCGAGCACAAGGACAACTACCACAAGCCTTCGGTCGAGGAAGAGGGAGCCCAGAACAACAGCAAGAACACCCAAGTCCAGAAGTCTCAAGGCGAACAGAAGCAACACAGCCGATACTGGGTCTCTGAGCGTTCAGTTGGAGAGTTCGCACGCACTTTCTCTTTCCCGACTCGTGTCGACCAGGATGCGGTCAAGGCTAGTTTGAAGGATGGTATTTTGAGCATCACTGTTCCAAAGGCTCAGGCTCCTACCAGCAAGCGTATCAACATTGAGTAA